Proteins from a genomic interval of Rosa chinensis cultivar Old Blush chromosome 2, RchiOBHm-V2, whole genome shotgun sequence:
- the LOC112190683 gene encoding DEAD-box ATP-dependent RNA helicase 41 isoform X2: MRYLRPLWVANTQLAVSHSPPKRLPANDECFYVRDAGGQSGTSLLPDDQTELLRSRLDIHVKGDIVPGPILSFASCNLPQKLVQNIEAAGYEMPTPVQMQAIPAALHGKNLLVSADTGSGKTASFLVPIVSCCSHFRFEHLTDQKKPLAMVLTPTRELCIQVEEQAKLLGKGLPFKTALVVGGDAMPRQLFRIQQGVELIVGTPGRLIDLLANHDIELEDIRIFVLDEVDCMLQRGFRDQVMQIFRALSQPQVLLYSATISQDIEKMVSSMSKDVAVISVGKPNRPNKAVKQLPIWVESKQKKQKLFDILMSKQHFMPPVVVYVASRLGADLLSNAITVTTGVKALSIHGEKSMKERRDIMKSFLMGDVPVIVATGVLGRGLDLLGVRQVIVFDMPNSINEYVHQIGRASRLGEEGTAIVFVCQENKNLFPELVEILRSSGAAIPRELVRSRYTACPYSIGRGQKKRKHE; this comes from the exons ATGCGTTATTTGCGGCCGTTATG GGTTGCCAACACCCAATTGGCAGTCAGTCATTCTCCTCCAAAACGGTTACCTGCTAATGATGAGTGCTTTTATGTTAGGGATGCTGGTGGTCAATCTGGAACTTCACTCTTACCTGATGATCAGACTGAATTGCTTAGAAGTAGACTTGATATTCATGTGAAGGGAGACATAGTTCCAGGGCCTATCTTGTCATTTGCTTCATGTAATCTTCCACAAAAGCTTGTCCAAAATATAGAGGCTGCAGGTTATGAAATGCCCACACCTGTCCAGATGCAAGCAATTCCGGCTGCTTTGCATGGCAAAAACTTGCTTGTCTCTGCTGACACAGGCTCTGGTAAAACTGCTTCCTTTCTGGTTCCAATTGTTTCTTGTTGCTCGCATTTTCGCTTTGAGCACTTGACGGACCAGAAAAAGCCGTTAGCTATGGTTCTAACTCCGACCAGAGAGCTCTGTATACAAGTTGAGGAACAAGCTAAGTTGCTTGGAAAGGGTTTGCCTTTTAAAACTGCACTTGTGGTTGGTGGTGACGCAATGCCCAGACAACTTTTCCGCATTCAGCAAGGAGTCGAGCTCATTGTGGGAACCCCAGGAAGACTAATTGATCTTTTAGCAAACCATGATATTGAACTGGAGGATATAAggatttttgttcttgatgaggTGGATTGCATGCTCCAAAGGGGCTTCCGGGATCAGGTGATGCAGATATTTAGGGCTCTATCACAACCCCAAGTTTTACTGTATTCTGCAACAATCTCCCAAGATATAGAGAAGATGGTGAGCTCTATGTCAAAAGATGTTGCTGTAATCTCTGTTGGCAAGCCTAACAGACCAAATAAGGCTGTGAAGCAGCTGCCTATATGGGTTGAGTCGAAGCAAAAGAAGCAAAAGCTTTTCGACATATTGATGAGTAAGCAGCATTTTATGCCACCTGTTGTGGTTTATGTGGCATCAAGACTTGGGGCGGATCTGTTATCTAATGCGATTACAGTCACCACTGGTGTGAAAGCTTTATCAATCCATGGGGAGAAATCCATGAAGGAGAGGAGAGATATCATGAAGTCATTTTTAATGGGTGATGTTCCTGTTATTGTAGCCACCGGTGTTTTAGGCCGTGGGCTAGATCTCTTGGGTGTAAGACAGGTTATTGTTTTTGACATGCCCAATTCCATTAATGAGTATGTCCACCAGATTGGTAGGGCATCTAGATTAGGAGAAGAGGGTACAGCAATTGTGTTTGTATGTCAGGAGAATAAGAACTTGTTTCCAGAGTTGGTTGAAATTTTAAGATCTTCTGGTGCAGCTATACCTAGGGAGCTTGTTAGATCACGGTATACGGCATGCCCATACTCCATTGGCCGAggccagaagaaaagaaagcatGAGTAA
- the LOC112190683 gene encoding DEAD-box ATP-dependent RNA helicase 41 isoform X1, with protein MEHEYKDGQCKSSVMATCSDEVNDKVKERSRDQREPLPGEPKCVICGRYGEYICDQTDDDVCSLECKQTLLCRVANTQLAVSHSPPKRLPANDECFYVRDAGGQSGTSLLPDDQTELLRSRLDIHVKGDIVPGPILSFASCNLPQKLVQNIEAAGYEMPTPVQMQAIPAALHGKNLLVSADTGSGKTASFLVPIVSCCSHFRFEHLTDQKKPLAMVLTPTRELCIQVEEQAKLLGKGLPFKTALVVGGDAMPRQLFRIQQGVELIVGTPGRLIDLLANHDIELEDIRIFVLDEVDCMLQRGFRDQVMQIFRALSQPQVLLYSATISQDIEKMVSSMSKDVAVISVGKPNRPNKAVKQLPIWVESKQKKQKLFDILMSKQHFMPPVVVYVASRLGADLLSNAITVTTGVKALSIHGEKSMKERRDIMKSFLMGDVPVIVATGVLGRGLDLLGVRQVIVFDMPNSINEYVHQIGRASRLGEEGTAIVFVCQENKNLFPELVEILRSSGAAIPRELVRSRYTACPYSIGRGQKKRKHE; from the exons GATGAAGTTAATG ATAAAGTTAAAGAAAGATCCAGAGACCAAAGAGAACCTCTTCCAGGAGAGCCTAAATGCGTTATTTGCGGCCGTTATGGTGAGTATATATGTGATCAGACAGATGATGATGTTTGCAGTTTGGAGTGTAAACAGACTCTACTATGCAGGGTTGCCAACACCCAATTGGCAGTCAGTCATTCTCCTCCAAAACGGTTACCTGCTAATGATGAGTGCTTTTATGTTAGGGATGCTGGTGGTCAATCTGGAACTTCACTCTTACCTGATGATCAGACTGAATTGCTTAGAAGTAGACTTGATATTCATGTGAAGGGAGACATAGTTCCAGGGCCTATCTTGTCATTTGCTTCATGTAATCTTCCACAAAAGCTTGTCCAAAATATAGAGGCTGCAGGTTATGAAATGCCCACACCTGTCCAGATGCAAGCAATTCCGGCTGCTTTGCATGGCAAAAACTTGCTTGTCTCTGCTGACACAGGCTCTGGTAAAACTGCTTCCTTTCTGGTTCCAATTGTTTCTTGTTGCTCGCATTTTCGCTTTGAGCACTTGACGGACCAGAAAAAGCCGTTAGCTATGGTTCTAACTCCGACCAGAGAGCTCTGTATACAAGTTGAGGAACAAGCTAAGTTGCTTGGAAAGGGTTTGCCTTTTAAAACTGCACTTGTGGTTGGTGGTGACGCAATGCCCAGACAACTTTTCCGCATTCAGCAAGGAGTCGAGCTCATTGTGGGAACCCCAGGAAGACTAATTGATCTTTTAGCAAACCATGATATTGAACTGGAGGATATAAggatttttgttcttgatgaggTGGATTGCATGCTCCAAAGGGGCTTCCGGGATCAGGTGATGCAGATATTTAGGGCTCTATCACAACCCCAAGTTTTACTGTATTCTGCAACAATCTCCCAAGATATAGAGAAGATGGTGAGCTCTATGTCAAAAGATGTTGCTGTAATCTCTGTTGGCAAGCCTAACAGACCAAATAAGGCTGTGAAGCAGCTGCCTATATGGGTTGAGTCGAAGCAAAAGAAGCAAAAGCTTTTCGACATATTGATGAGTAAGCAGCATTTTATGCCACCTGTTGTGGTTTATGTGGCATCAAGACTTGGGGCGGATCTGTTATCTAATGCGATTACAGTCACCACTGGTGTGAAAGCTTTATCAATCCATGGGGAGAAATCCATGAAGGAGAGGAGAGATATCATGAAGTCATTTTTAATGGGTGATGTTCCTGTTATTGTAGCCACCGGTGTTTTAGGCCGTGGGCTAGATCTCTTGGGTGTAAGACAGGTTATTGTTTTTGACATGCCCAATTCCATTAATGAGTATGTCCACCAGATTGGTAGGGCATCTAGATTAGGAGAAGAGGGTACAGCAATTGTGTTTGTATGTCAGGAGAATAAGAACTTGTTTCCAGAGTTGGTTGAAATTTTAAGATCTTCTGGTGCAGCTATACCTAGGGAGCTTGTTAGATCACGGTATACGGCATGCCCATACTCCATTGGCCGAggccagaagaaaagaaagcatGAGTAA
- the LOC112190683 gene encoding DEAD-box ATP-dependent RNA helicase 41 isoform X3: protein MRYLRPLWDAGGQSGTSLLPDDQTELLRSRLDIHVKGDIVPGPILSFASCNLPQKLVQNIEAAGYEMPTPVQMQAIPAALHGKNLLVSADTGSGKTASFLVPIVSCCSHFRFEHLTDQKKPLAMVLTPTRELCIQVEEQAKLLGKGLPFKTALVVGGDAMPRQLFRIQQGVELIVGTPGRLIDLLANHDIELEDIRIFVLDEVDCMLQRGFRDQVMQIFRALSQPQVLLYSATISQDIEKMVSSMSKDVAVISVGKPNRPNKAVKQLPIWVESKQKKQKLFDILMSKQHFMPPVVVYVASRLGADLLSNAITVTTGVKALSIHGEKSMKERRDIMKSFLMGDVPVIVATGVLGRGLDLLGVRQVIVFDMPNSINEYVHQIGRASRLGEEGTAIVFVCQENKNLFPELVEILRSSGAAIPRELVRSRYTACPYSIGRGQKKRKHE, encoded by the exons ATGCGTTATTTGCGGCCGTTATG GGATGCTGGTGGTCAATCTGGAACTTCACTCTTACCTGATGATCAGACTGAATTGCTTAGAAGTAGACTTGATATTCATGTGAAGGGAGACATAGTTCCAGGGCCTATCTTGTCATTTGCTTCATGTAATCTTCCACAAAAGCTTGTCCAAAATATAGAGGCTGCAGGTTATGAAATGCCCACACCTGTCCAGATGCAAGCAATTCCGGCTGCTTTGCATGGCAAAAACTTGCTTGTCTCTGCTGACACAGGCTCTGGTAAAACTGCTTCCTTTCTGGTTCCAATTGTTTCTTGTTGCTCGCATTTTCGCTTTGAGCACTTGACGGACCAGAAAAAGCCGTTAGCTATGGTTCTAACTCCGACCAGAGAGCTCTGTATACAAGTTGAGGAACAAGCTAAGTTGCTTGGAAAGGGTTTGCCTTTTAAAACTGCACTTGTGGTTGGTGGTGACGCAATGCCCAGACAACTTTTCCGCATTCAGCAAGGAGTCGAGCTCATTGTGGGAACCCCAGGAAGACTAATTGATCTTTTAGCAAACCATGATATTGAACTGGAGGATATAAggatttttgttcttgatgaggTGGATTGCATGCTCCAAAGGGGCTTCCGGGATCAGGTGATGCAGATATTTAGGGCTCTATCACAACCCCAAGTTTTACTGTATTCTGCAACAATCTCCCAAGATATAGAGAAGATGGTGAGCTCTATGTCAAAAGATGTTGCTGTAATCTCTGTTGGCAAGCCTAACAGACCAAATAAGGCTGTGAAGCAGCTGCCTATATGGGTTGAGTCGAAGCAAAAGAAGCAAAAGCTTTTCGACATATTGATGAGTAAGCAGCATTTTATGCCACCTGTTGTGGTTTATGTGGCATCAAGACTTGGGGCGGATCTGTTATCTAATGCGATTACAGTCACCACTGGTGTGAAAGCTTTATCAATCCATGGGGAGAAATCCATGAAGGAGAGGAGAGATATCATGAAGTCATTTTTAATGGGTGATGTTCCTGTTATTGTAGCCACCGGTGTTTTAGGCCGTGGGCTAGATCTCTTGGGTGTAAGACAGGTTATTGTTTTTGACATGCCCAATTCCATTAATGAGTATGTCCACCAGATTGGTAGGGCATCTAGATTAGGAGAAGAGGGTACAGCAATTGTGTTTGTATGTCAGGAGAATAAGAACTTGTTTCCAGAGTTGGTTGAAATTTTAAGATCTTCTGGTGCAGCTATACCTAGGGAGCTTGTTAGATCACGGTATACGGCATGCCCATACTCCATTGGCCGAggccagaagaaaagaaagcatGAGTAA